The following nucleotide sequence is from Coffea eugenioides isolate CCC68of chromosome 10, Ceug_1.0, whole genome shotgun sequence.
TGGTGACTTGACAAGTGACATGACATTTATTATAACAAGAGGACAAGTCATTTAAAGAATTGATGAGTCATTAATtcacagtaaaaaaaaaaaagttggatAGGTCTCAATTTGTCACGTCATAATAAGATCTTGATATTATGATCTCAATATAATGTGTAGCGGCGAGCACATGAAAAATTGTGCCAGGTAAATAAATAGGAAACGGCTAAAGGAAAAAAGTAAGATAGATAATCCACTTTTCTAATAACAATACTATCTTTCAAATTAGGATTCTTTACTAATTTAAGCATTGTAGTGTATTCCAGGGGAGATaaccccattttttttttttatgggttTTCTACTCTAGACGAATTCATCAAGGCTCGAGTGTACAAGCAGGTGCTAGGTTTTATTTTTCCAACGAGCATTTTAACTAACACTAATCCTGAGGCAATTTTCATTTGGTTTTCTCTTTACATATTATCACGAGGGGTTGAGTGGCCATTTTTAAATCATAGGGGGGATTCCGTGGTATTAAGTGAAACCACGGGTATACACAAATTTGTTCAAAGTGTTCGTGAGAAGACATGTGATTCGCTTTCAAAGTCGACTGAATAATACACCAACTTAAATATTTCATTCTCCCAGTTGTCTACATCATTAAGTTTTCAACTGAAATACATTGCTGCTCTTATTAAAGAATTTAAGATAATCTGAATTTGATGGGTTATTACTATTGATTACGTGATTCTCAAAGGAAAGTATGATTCTAGTGATCGATAGATCATAGATGAGTAGGAGTTATGACAACTGGGAAAGCTGGTCACGGCCACCCTGCGGAGAGAAGACGACCGCATCATTGCTCAGAGGACCCCAAGCGAGCTTTCCTTGGCATCATTATCATCAGTTTCCTCCTTTAATCTTGCTTCTTCCACTTGCCGAGTTTCATCTTTCTGCTTCTCCAGCTTATTGGCTGGGGAATCGTTTTCATACAATCAAATTCTCCAAGCGACAGATTGGTTCAGTGAATCTAACCTCATCAAGCATGGTAGCTCTGGGGATCTCTTTTATGGAGTTTTGGAAGGAAGAACTCAAGTGGTAGTTAAAAAAATCGATCTTTCATCGGTCAACAAAGAATCCCTTTTCATAGCAGACTTGGAGGTTCTTGGAAAGGTTTCTCATCATCATAGATTCGTCCCACTGGTTGGTCAATGCTTGGAGAACGCGAATGAGAAGCGTTTGGTTTACGAGCATATGGCTAATAAGGATTTGTCGACTTCTTTGTCTAGAAAAATCGAATCAGGTAATCGTAGAAAATTACCATTCCTGGACTGGATAACAAGGTTGAAGATAGCAACTGAAGTTGCTGAGGGTCTGTCTTATCTACATGAATGTGTCCCTCCCCTTGTTCATAGGTTGCAAAGTTTTCCTCATTAATTTTGTGCCCAGCAGGGTTTTATTATTTGCATTTTTATATTGGTTTTTGGAACGTAACCTGCAGCTTATCTTTACTATTTTAGCGACATTCAAGCAAGTAGCCTACTTCTCGATGACAAGTTTGAGGTGAAGTTAGGAAGCCTTTATGAAGTCTGTGCAGAAGAAAAAGACATGCGTCAGACTGCTACTTCAGGTTTGTGCAGTAGCTTAAGTTAATATTTCTTGTGTTCATTGTGACATCCTTTCAGTATTTCTCTAGAATTATCTGTATTTTAGTTTTTGTGGTTGCAGAAAAAGAGATAAGTGCCATGTGAGTACTTATATCTAAAATTCTTTACGAGAATGAAAGCGTATCTGTCAGTTATGAAAATAACATAAGCATCCGCAACTGAGTCAAAATGATTGGAGCAATGATTCCATTTCTTGTTTTGACATCGGTAGACATCATAGTTGTAGGTTGAGGGTATCCGGATTCGGCATATAATGCTAAAAGATCAAATTTAGAGAGTGTATGTTTAACCTGGTCCCTTTCAACAAAATTTATAGTCAAAGCAGTCTATTGTATCAAGCCAAGCGTAGCCTTATACTTCATTAGCATAGCATCACGATTGCAACATCCCTGCCATCTGCCCTCTTGAACATGGAAAAGGGACCAAGAATTAACATCTTTAGTTGATATGACTTCTTTCGGTTGGATTGAAACTCTATGCTCTTGAGATTTTACATGTGAGACTGGCGTTACATTCttcttttccatgattctacaAGTATTTGGTTCCTGCGGGGTGCCTTAGCCATACCTGCAAAAGTGAAATTAACCATTCATTCTTTTGCTCCCCcagtttttgaattttacttctGATTTGTATTCATTCTTCTTCTGCACAGGGCATTTGGAGAAGGCACTTTTGGTAAGTAATTTTCATTCAGTTTTAGTTCTACACCATCTGATATATTATTCCAAATGGTTGAATCAGCATAAAGTATACATAGTGTAACCTTAAATACTTAAGAGTTCAGTTCAAAAAATTGTATATTCTTTATTCCAGTATAGACCTGATTTTGCTAAAAGAACCTCATATGTAGATGTCTATGCTATACCATACAAGGAAAAACCATCTTTATGAGCATTTTACGGTAATAAGGATATATGGAGCAGTATTGGACTGATATTCCCAGTTAAAAGAAGGAAATGATAGAGATATTGAATAGAATTTTCCAATTCAGTTAAGGGGTTGCTTTTCTTCCCAATGTTACATGACAATTGCTAAAGCAAACAGAACCATTATTGCTCTCAGCTGCAGCACCAACAACTTCACTGCTACAAGATATCAAGAGGGCATCGGTCATTTGGGACCAAGAAGCTGGTAGGTATGTTTCTGTCCCAGTTCCAGCTTCAGATACACGTGGTAGATCATTCGTACCTGAAGGGTCAAAGACAAGTACAGGACTAAAAAATGATGACAAGAGGCCAGTAACTTTTTTGTCTCCCGGTAATCATTAGTGAATTTCATTTAGACAGTTAAAATGGTTGCTAATGTGCTGCATAATCTTGTCTAAATTAGTCTATTATCTTAAAAGATCAGGTACATCTAATGACAGTTATGCATCATGTGCCTATGATGTTTATAGCTTTGGAAAGGTTCTGCTTGAGCTAGTCACTGGAAAGCTGGGTTTAACTGCCACAGATGATTCCGCATTGAACGGTTGGATGGAAAATGTGCTGTCTTATATTCTCCCTGATGATGTGGAAGTTGTTGTAAACATCATTGACTCGTCTTTGGTCAGAGCTAAGCATCTTTTGGCCCAGGCATGGGCTGTTTCTTTTATTGCTAAGGCATGTCTCAGTCCTGAATCTTCTGAACGACCCCGGATGGCTCAGATACATCTTGCTTTAGAGCATATTGAATCAGCAAGTTTCACTAATAAAAACCTCAACTTTACCGGTAATCATGACTCAGTTAGATCTGCAGCTATGGAGATTGCAAAGATACTTTGGGGATGCAAAATAGTAGGTTGGTTTTGTGAATGTCCTTAGCATTTTGATAATTTCAAATGAGGAATGCCAAAGATAAAACTATATCTTGCAGGAAGGACAGCACAGGCAACTGCTTCTGGAACAACTCTAGGCGGAGGCACTGCCTCAAGGAACCATCGAATCTCAGAAGCTGGTGACTTTGAGGAGACCTatccaaatggagggattttctCTCAGCTCAATTTAACTATTTTCTATTATGCAGAACTCAAGGCTGCAATTAGACATTTTGGAAGTGATATAGGGATGAGAGAACTGGAATTTGGTAGAGTATACCAAGCATGGCTTCAAGACAAATCCACGTTGATGCATGGCAAGGGATCCATAGTTGCTGTTAGAAATTTGTCCTCCGAAACTAAGCAGCTATTAAAGGTAATGGAAACCAAGCTTGTGAGTAGTAACTAAATTTAGATACTCTAACAAACTCTATTCCTCGCAATTGTATCTAATTCATTTTACCTCACAAGTATTGCTCTTTATTTCAAATGATCATTCTACCTCATACAACACTAGAACATATCCTCCTAAGCGTTCTAAAAATATTTTGCTGTCAGCTCTATTCCAACAATCTATCATTGCCAAAGTCGGTGGTAATCGGAAATTATGTAATCGAGAGTGTTTGCTTTGTGGTAACTTGTTCAAACTTCTATCAGTTGCTGATGTTTTACTATTGCATTTTCTGGGCAGTCCCGTATAAGCTCACTTGGAAGACTTTCTCATCCTAACCTAGTCAAGTTCCTTGGATATTGCGAGGACAAAGAGCTATGTGTTGTCCATGAATTTATGCAAAGTGGCAGCCTAGACAACCAACTCTTTGGAGGTGAGATTTTGATTATATTGCTCTATTAGTATCTTAAACAATCTAAGCATCATCTGCCTGTATAAATTTTCCATTGAAACAATCTTAATACTTGGATGTCTTTAGCGGGCTCTGAAGTTCAGCCACTTTCCTGGGACACAAGACTTAACATTCTAATTGGAGCAGCTCGAGGCCTAGCATTCTTGCATGCAACACAGGAGCAAGGTTTTTATGAATATTTCGGTACCTCAGACATCTTGCTTGATGGTGTAAGTAGAGAAGCAAAATATTTGACCAAGACAAGTTTATTGGATGTGCAATCAAATAATATATATCCAATTATCCACCAGAGTTTATCAAACTACTTCAAAAGATTTAAAATGCATGCCCGCCTTTTTATATCTTCAGTAAAACTGCTGACGAATCATTTACTGATGCAATTCTCATCCATCTCAATTTTGGTTTACTATCTTGTTTTCAGGCTTACAATGCGAAGATATCGGGTTTTGGCACTGCAAAGATAACCCCTCTAAGTTATCTCTATGATGTACATCCTAATTTTTTTAGGAATGGAAGATATGTTGATGCTCCTCCTGAGAATGTCTTCCCAGGTGCAAATGCAGGTAACCCATCCAGAATGATCTCTTGAGATTCTAGACTACCGGTTGGGGATCTTGTGCTACAAAAGCACTACCAAAGAAATTAAAACTCCAGTGGTAGCTTAATcggattcaaaaaaaaaaaaaaactttgactTGACAAAAAATGAGAGTATAATACTAAAAATTGTCTCCCTCATGTAACAGGGCTTATGAATGTGAAGAGTGATGTGTATGGTTTTGGTGTGGTATTGGTTGCAATGCTAACAGGTTTATCTACAAAAGGGAGACAGCGGCTTAATTGGGGTGAAATCAATCCAGTTCTGTGCTTTATGGATCTCAAAAGAGACAGATTGGAGAAAATTATGGATCCAAAGCTAAAAGGCCAATATTCTTTTAAAGTTGCACAAAAATTAGGTTCTCTTGCTTCCATTTGTCTTCAATATGATCCTGAATTCAGACCATCGATGAAAGTTGTTGTCGAGGTACTTGAACATGTTGCAGCTGCT
It contains:
- the LOC113750833 gene encoding uncharacterized protein LOC113750833 is translated as MCSGEHMKNCASLLAGESFSYNQILQATDWFSESNLIKHGSSGDLFYGVLEGRTQVVVKKIDLSSVNKESLFIADLEVLGKVSHHHRFVPLVGQCLENANEKRLVYEHMANKDLSTSLSRKIESGNRRKLPFLDWITRLKIATEVAEAYLYYFSDIQASSLLLDDKFEVKLGSLYEVCAEEKDMRQTATSEKEISAMAFGEGTFAAAPTTSLLQDIKRASVIWDQEAGRYVSVPVPASDTRGRSFVPEGSKTSTGLKNDDKRPVTFLSPGTSNDSYASCAYDVYSFGKVLLELVTGKLGLTATDDSALNGWMENVLSYILPDDVEVVVNIIDSSLVRAKHLLAQAWAVSFIAKACLSPESSERPRMAQIHLALEHIESASFTNKNLNFTGNHDSVRSAAMEIAKILWGCKIVGRTAQATASGTTLGGGTASRNHRISEAGDFEETYPNGGIFSQLNLTIFYYAELKAAIRHFGSDIGMRELEFGRVYQAWLQDKSTLMHGKGSIVAVRNLSSETKQLLKSRISSLGRLSHPNLVKFLGYCEDKELCVVHEFMQSGSLDNQLFGAGSEVQPLSWDTRLNILIGAARGLAFLHATQEQGFYEYFGTSDILLDGAYNAKISGFGTAKITPLSYLYDVHPNFFRNGRYVDAPPENVFPGANAGLMNVKSDVYGFGVVLVAMLTGLSTKGRQRLNWGEINPVLCFMDLKRDRLEKIMDPKLKGQYSFKVAQKLGSLASICLQYDPEFRPSMKVVVEVLEHVAAAKVETQKPWINQKAHQQVQQL